DNA from Paraburkholderia sp. PGU19:
GAACTCGGAATGGATCACGTCGAAGTCGTTCACATCCGCCAGCGGGTCGGGGTCCGGATAGCAGCCCGTCAGGTAGTACTGTCCTTCGGGACGAAAGAAGATGCCCGTCGTGTCGATGGTGAGCGGCACCGTGCCTTGCAGTGGCGTGCGGCAGTCGAACACGAACAGACAGCGCTTTCGCGGCTCGACGGGAATCTCGAGTCCGGCAAGCCGCGCCATCGCGGGGCCGCGCGTGCCTGCGGCATTCACCATCAGACCGCAACCGATGGTTTCGCCGCTCTTGAGCGTCACGCCCGTGATCCCGTCGCCTTCGCGCACCACGTCGACCACTTCGTTTTCGATGTATTCGATACCCATCGAACGGGCTTTGCGCCGCATGCCTTGAAGCAGCCCGTAGCTGTCGAACCAGCCTTCGCCGCTTTGTCCATAGACGCCGTTGACCAGCCCATCCGTATTCAGCCACGGGAAGCGCGCCTTCAACTTTTCCTGGTCGAGCAACACGACATCGGCGCCGTTTTCGCGCTGGGTCGCGTAGTTGCGCTCGAACATCGGCGCGCCTTTCGCATCGCCGAGGTACAGGTAGCCGTTTTCCTTGAACCCGAGTTCGGGTGCGTCGCCCTCGACGGCAACGAGTTCGTGGAAGTTGCGGATGAACTCGGTGCCGAACTGCGAAATCCTGATGTTCAGCGGGTTCGAGAACTGATGGCGGATCGACGCACTCGACAGGGCCGTCGCGGATTGTGCATAGGTCCAGTCCCGCTCGATAACCAGAACCGAACCGTTGAAGTCCGGGTTCTTCGCCAGGAAATACGCGGTCGCGCTGCCGACGACCGCGCCGCCCACGATCACGACGTCGTAGTGCTGCTTTGATGCTTGCTGTGCCATCTCAGTGTTTCCAGAAAGTCGGTCAGGTAGCGGGCTCACTTCGTCTTCGGGTCTTCGAAGTGGCCGTCGGCAGCGAACTGACCGCCCTGGCAGCGCACGGCGGGATGTCGCGGGTCGCCTACAGGCGTGTTCGCATAGACTTCGGCGCGATACGCATCGGCGGAGTCCTTCGGACGATAGCCCAGATAGCCCGCCTGCGTGTTGTCCCAGAAGTTCGCGCTGTTGTTCGAATTGCCATACACGATCATGTGACCGACGCTCGGCGTCATGATCGACTGGATGCACAGATGCGAAAAATCGTCGTAGGAGAGCCACGTCGCCAGCATGCGGCGGTCGACCGGTTTCGGAAAGCACGAGCCGATGCGCAGACAGACGGATTCGATGCCGAACTTGTCGAAGTAATAGCGCGACAGGTTCTCGACGAAGGTCTTGCTGACACCATACAGGCTGTCCGGTCGTTGCGGCGAGTTGGCGTCGATGGTTTGCGTGCATTCGTAAAAGCCGATTGCATGCACCGAGCTCGCATAGATGACACGCTTCACGCCTGCTTGCCGTGCGCCTTCGTAGATGTTGTAGCTGCCGACGATGTTCGAATCCAGAATCACCTGGAAGGTGTTCTCGCGCGGCGCGCCGCCCAGATGGATCACCATGTCGACGCCCTTGAGCATGTCGAACACGGCATCGCGGTCGGCAAGATCGCAGATGAAGTGCTTTTCGTTCTTGCGTACTTCGCCCAATGACTGGCGATCACTCAGACTGAGCGTCTCCGCATACGGCCGCAGCGACTCGCGCAGCACGGAACCGAGCGCGCCGCTGGCACCCGTGATCAGGATGTTCTTGAACGGAGGCTTGGTAATGTCGGTCATGTGCGGGGCTCCTTACTGGTTGTTCGATGCGCTGAGGGCGTCGGGCGTGACACCGTAGTCGTCCCGCAACTGAGCTTCAGAGATGTATTCGTTGCGGATGTCGCGAAGCAGGGCTTCACGTTCGCGTTCGGCGGGCGAGCCGACGCCGCCGCCGCCAGGCAGCGACAGCACGACGCGTTCATGTTCGGCGACTGTCTGCGTGCCTTTGCCCTTCATCTTCGTGCCGTCCGATAGCGTGACCTGACCCGGCGCGCCCGACTTGCCGCCGGACTGTCCACGCGCGGGATGATCGATGCGATCGAACATCGCGTTGAAGCGGAAGTGGTAGCCGGCGCGTGGACCAATCTCGACGATCTGGCCAAGACCGCCGCGCAGTTTGCCGGCGCCGCCCGAGCCCGAGCGCATTTCCTTGCGCCACACGACAATCGGCCCGACCTGTTCCGTCGCTTCAACCGACATCGCGTGCACGCCGCTCGGGAACGCCGTGGCCGACAGGCCATCCAGTTCAGCGCGCGCACCCGTGCCGCCGCTGTTGAACATCAGGATTTCGCTTCCTTTCAGGCCCGAATCTTCGCGCACGGGACGCGCGCTGACGTGCAGGTTCCAGAGCGCGCCCGAACCTTCAGCAGGCACGCGGTCCGGCAGGATCTTGTGCAACGCGCCCAGCACCAGATCGGGCACGAAGTGGCCCAGCACGTGACGCACGGCAACGGGGCTGGGACGTTGCGCGTTGAGGATGCAGCCTTCGGGTGCCTGAACGCGGAACGGTTCGAGCGACGCGGCATTGTTCGGCACTTCCGGCGCGATGATGCATTTAAGGCCATAGCACGCGTAGGCTTTGGCGTACAGCAACGGAACGTTGATGCCGAACGGGCTCGCGGGAGACGTACCCGCAAAGTCCGCCAGCAGATGATCGTCGGCGACGGTGAGCGTGACGTTGAGCTTGACAGGTGTGTCGTACCCGTCGAGCGTCATATCGTTGGTCTCGACGCCCTTGGGCAGTGCGGCGATACGTTCGAGAGTCGCTTCGCGGCTGCGCGCAAGAATGAACTCGCCAATGCCTTCGACATCCTTCAGATCGAATTCCTTGAGCATCTCCAGCAGACGCTTGTGCCCCGTCTCATTGCACGAGGCAAGCGCGTAAAGATCGCCCACCACCTTGTCGGCTTCGCGCACATTGTTGCGCACGATATTGATCAGGTCGCGGTTGACTTCGCCGCGCTCGATCAGCTTCATGATCGGAACGAAAAGACCTTCCTCATAGATTTCGCGCGAGTCTGGACCAAAGCCGCGTCCGCCGATATCCACCACGTGTGCGGTGCTCGCGAAATAGCCGATCAGTTCGCCGTTGACAAACGACGGCGACACGACTGTGAAGTCATGCAGATGGCCAGTACCTTTCCAGGGATCATTGGTCAGATAGACGTCGCCTTCGTACATCCGGTCAACGCCGATTGCATTCATGAAATGCTCGACGGCTTCGGCCATCGTATTCACGTGACCGGGCGTGCCCGTGACCGCTTGCGCGAGCATGCGGCCGCGCTTGTCGAAAATACCGGCGGAAAGATCGCCTGCCTCGCGCACGCTGGTGCTGAACGCCGTGCGGATCAGAGCCATCGCCTGTTCTTCGACGACGGAGATCAGGCGGTTCCACATCACCTGCATGTGGATGGTGTCGAGATTGCTGAGAGACATGGTTCTACTCCTGATTACTGGGCGGCGTTCAGTTCTTTGGCGACCACGAGCAGGCAGCCGTCGGGCTGCACCGTCGCATCGAAGGAGGACGTGACCAGCGTCGACGTTTCGGGTTCGACGATGATCGCGGGGCCCGTCACGCTTTCGCCGACCTTCAGCGACGCACGTTCGACAATGGCGGCATCGACGAAGCGATGCAGCGCTGCATCGAAGATCCTGCGAGACTTCGGCGCGACCACCGCGTCGCGTGACGTCACGAGTTGCAGGCGTTCGACAGGCGGCAGCGGCGAGCTTGCCTTGACTGCCCAGCTGACGATTTCAATGTCGAGACCATCGATGGGACGGCCGAAGTACTGCGTATAAGCCTTGGTGAACGATTCCGTGAAGGTCGTGCGATCGTCGGCAGTGAAACGGCGGTGCGCAATGGTCACGGGAATTTCCCAGCCTTGACCGACGTAGCGCATGAAGGCCTTGATTTCGACCACGGGCTCGGCTTCCCCCGAGCCCTGACGCGCGAAATGCACGGGTTCCGTGCTCAACTGATCGATGATCCTGTTGATCGCGTCGGCGTCGAACGCATTGAAGCGCATGCTGGCGCTACGCACGCTTTCGTAGCCGAACGGCGCGCGCAAAAAGCCGATCGCCGAGCCAACGCCCGCGCCGGGCGGGACGATGAACTTTTTGATGCCGCTCTTTTCGCACAGACGCGCGGCGTGAAGCGGGCCTGCGCCGCCGAACGTAATCATCGTGTAGCCGCTGATGTCCTTGCCGCTTTCGACGGCATGCACGCGGGCCGCGTTGCTCATGTTCTCGTCGACGACTTCGGCTACGCCGTAGGCCGCTTCCTCGGCATTGAGGTTGATCGAGCCGCCTACCTCGCTGAGCATCGCGCTCGCGGCGTTGTCGGTGGAAAGCTGGATCGAACCGCCTGCGAAGTTTGAAGGATCGAGGCGGCCCAGCAACAGGTCGGCATCGGTGACGGTCGGCTGCGTGCCGCCGCGCTGATAACAGGCAGGGCCGGGTTCGGATGCGGCACTGTGCGGGCCGACACGGATCTGACGCATCACATCGAGCGATGCAATTGAACCGCCGCCCGCGCCGATCTCCACCATTTCCACCACGGGGATCGAGATCGGCATGCCGCTGCCTTTCTTGAAACGGTACGTGCGGGCCACTTCGAAGGTGTTGGCCGTCTTCGGCGTCAGGTCGTCGATCAGGCAGATTTTCGCAGTCGTGCCGCCCATGTCGAACGAGAGAACGGTATTCAGATCGTAGCGCGCAGCGATATGCGCGGCGAAAATCGCGCCGCCAGCCGGGCCCGACTCCACGAGACGGACGGGAAACTCGGAGGCGCTTTCAATCGAGACGATGCCGCCACCCGAATGAATGATGAAGATCGGGCACAGCGCGCCGGCTTCACGGACCTTACCGAGCAGGCGGTCCAGGTAGGACTTCATGATCGGGCGCACATACGCGTTCGCGCAGACCGTGTTGAAACGTTCGAACTCGCGAATCTGTGGCGATACCTCGCTCGAAATCGATACGGAGACATGCGGCAGGCGTCGTTCGATCGCTTCGCGCACCATACGCTCGTGCGCGCCATTCACGTACGCATGAATGAAGCCGACGGCGACACTTTCATAGCCGCCCCGTTCGATGCGATCGACGATGGTCTCGATCTCGGCTTCCGTCGGCGCGAGCAGGACGCCGCCTTGCGCGTCGATACGTTCGCCGAGCGTAAAACGATCGCAGCGTTCGATCAGCGGAGGCGGGAGCTTGATATTCAGATCATATTGTTCGAAGCGGTTTTCGGTCCGCATTTCGATCGTGTCGCGGAACCCTTGCGTGGTGACGAAGGCCGTTCTAGCGCCGCGCCGTTCGATGAGCGCGTTGGTGGCGAGCGTGGTGCCGTGGATGATGACGCCGATGTCCTTCAGCGCGATGCCAGCCTTGTCGGCGACGATGCCGACGCCTTTGATGATGGCGCGCTCGGGCGCCGTGTAATCCGTGAGGATCTTCGTGGAAAACAGTTCTCCACCAAGTTCCAGCGCAACGTCGGTGAAGGTTCCACCGATATCAACACCCACTCGCGCCTTGTCGTGACTGGCCACCATGACTCTCCTGTTTAAAACCATGACATGCGCCGGGGCGTGCCCGGCGAAACACTTCCCGTGAAGCACTCTGGATGGCGTTTTGGCCTCCCAGTCCGGGTCTTCGCCATCCGTCTCCAACAGCGTCGAACCGGTTAATTTTTGATCGTTGACATATGATGAGTGACGTCCTACAGTGCTGTCAACACGAACAAATTAACTTTGTGCTTCCGGACCGCCGTCGATCCTTGTTTGTGCATGCTATTTCATTGATTTATAAGGGGTTGTGCGGTTTATGCCTGGATCGGGTGAAGCGGCTTTCGGTGCGCGCGAGTGACTATACCTATAGGCGAAAAATTTTCTAAGTTCCAATTTTTCACCATTTTTGTGTGATGCGGACTAACGGAGTTGCAAGGGATGAAGATTCTTGTGCCAGTCAAGAGAGTGGTTGACTACAACGTGAAGGTCCGCGTGAAGTCGGATAACACGGGTGTCGATATTGCGAACGTGAAGATGTCGATGAATCCGTTCGATGAAATCGCTGTTGAAGAAGCGGTGCGGTTGAAGGAGGCGGGTGTTGTCAGTGAGGTTGTTGCTGTGTCTTGCGGTGTCGCGCAGTGTCAGGAAACGCTGCGTACGGCACTGGCGATCGGCGCGGATCGCGCTGTGTTGATCGAGTCGAATGAGGAACTTCAACCGCTGGCGGTTGCGAAGCTTTTGAAAGCACTGGTCGGCAAGGAACAGCCTTCGCTCGTGATTCTCGGCAAGCAAGCTATCGACGACGACTCCAATCAGACGGGCCAGATGCTCGCTGCGCTGGCCAATCTGCCGCAGGCGACATTTGCATCGAAAGTTGTCGTGGTGGACGGCAAGGCGACGGTGTCGCGTGAAGTCGATGGCGGCGCGGAAACGTTGTCGCTGACGTTGCCGGCAGTTATCACAACCGATCTGCGTCTGAACGAACCGCGCTACGTGACGCTGCCCAACATCATGAAGGCAAAGAAGAAGCCGCTCGAAATCGTGACGCCTGAAGACCTGGGCGTCGATGTTACGCCGCGGCTGAAGACGCTGAAAGTCAGCGAGCCGCCGAAGCGCTCGGCTGGCGTGAAGGTGGCCGACGTAAAGACGCTGGTCGAGAAGCTCAAGACCGAAGCCAAAGTTCTCTGAAGCACGGAAAAGAACATGACGATTCTGGTAATTGCCGAACACGACAACGCGGCGCTGAAGTCCGCGACGCTGAATACGGTTGCTGCCGCGCAGAAGATCGGTGGCGACGTTCATGTGCTGGTGGCGGGTCACAACGCACAAGTTGCGGCCGATGCCGCTGCAAAGGTGGCGTGCGTGTCGAAAGTGCTGCTCGCCGATGCACCGCAACTGGCGGCTGGCCTCGCGGAAAACGTCGAGACGACGGTGCTGAATATCGCGAAGGATTATTCTCACATCCTCGCGCCGGCGACGGCTTACGGCAAGAACATCGCGCCGCGCATCGCGGCAAAGCTCGACGTCGCGCAGATCAGCGACATCACCGCCGTGGTCAGCGCCGATACATTCGAGCGCCCGATCTATGCTGGCAACGCAATCGCTACGGTTCAATCTCAAGACCCGATCAAGGTCATCACAGTGCGCGCAACAGGCTTCGAGCCCGTTGCAGCGGAAGGCGGCAGTGCATCCATCGAGAAGATCGACGCAGCGGCAGACGCAGGCATCTCGCAGTTCGTGAGCCGCGAAGTCACGAAGCTGGATCGTCCGGAACTGACGAGCGCGAAGATCATTGTTTCGGGCGGTCGTGGTCTGGGCAGCGGCGAGAACTACACGAAAGTGCTGGAGCCGTTGGCAGACACACTACAGGCCGCGTTGGGCGCATCGCGTGCAGCCGTCGATGCTGGCTACGTGCCGAACGACTATCAGGTCGGTCAAACTGGCAAGATCGTCGCGCCGCAACTGTACATCGCAGTCGGCATCTCCGGCGCGATCCAGCATCTGGCGGGCATGAAGGACTCGAAGGTCATCGTCGCAATCAACAAGGACGAAGAAGCACCGATTTTCAGCGTCGCGGACTACGGGCTGGTTGGCGATCTGTTCGGCGCCGTGCCGTCACTCGTTGCCGAACTGTAGGTTCTCTTTCACCCGACAACCATGCAAACAACGGTTGACCATGCATCCAGCCGATGTGCAGCCTGACAACGTTCTTGCAATCTATAAACCTGGAGAGAATTCAGCATGATTTCCACCACTGATCCGCACATCAACCGCAAGCCACGGAATATTTCGCAGGTGGAATGGGATACGCGTGTTCAGCTTGCCGCTGCCTATCGGCTCGCAGCGAAGTTCGAATTGACCGATCTGATCTACACGCATATCTCGGCGCGGGTGCCCGGCACCAATGACCAGTTTCTGATCAATCCGCACGGCTGGTTCTTCGATGAAATCACCGCGTCGTCGCTGGTGAAGATCGACGTGAATGGCAATCCGATCGGAGACGACCGTTTCGAAGTGAACGCGGCCGGTTTTACGATTCATAGCGCGCTGCATCAGGCGCGACACGACGTCGAGTGCGTCGTTCATTTGCACACGACATACGGCATGGCAGTGGCGGCGATGGAATGCGGTCTGCTGCCGCTGAACCAGATCAGCATGCAGTTCTATAACCGTGTTGCCTATCACGAGTATGAAGGCATCTCGCTCGAACTCGATGAGCGTGAACGGATTGTCGCGTCGATCGGCAAAAAGGACTATCTGATTCTGCGCAATCACGGCTTGCTGACGACGGGGCGTTCGGTCGCCGAAGCGTTCACGCGTATGTACTACCTCAACAAGGCATGCGAAATCCAGGTTGCGACGCTGTCGGCGGGGCAGAAGGTCGTGATTCCCTCTCCCGAAGTATGTGAGCACGCCGCCAAACAGCACGACGACTATGCCTACCTCGATACGGTGCATCTGGACCGCGAATGGACGGCGCTGTTGCGACTGCTCGATCGGGATGGCGGGAACTACCGGGTTTGATCTTTTCGATGCACAGTGACGGCTCGCAGTGTTGGCATACGAATTCTTCGCAACTCGCAGCGTCGAACTAAGGGGGCTGCGATTTCCTTTCTCACTGCGTTGGCGCGCTGAACGCGGGGTGCACCGTTTGTCGAAGAGTCGCCGCGAAACTTGCTGCAGGCACGGTGCGGAAGTCCGCGTTTGTCTGGAAGAGATGTTTGACGTCAGCATGATGCCGGACGAGACGGGCGCAGTCACCGGGCGACTCGAAATCGACCTGGACGTTAGCGATGCGGAGGCGGAGCCAGACTGGAATGCTCTCGCGGCAGCGCTTTCTTCAAATGTGCGCGGCGTTGGCCTGGCGCTGACTCAAACCATGTTCCGGTTTCCGTGGCACGGTTGGAAGCTGGAGGCCGTTGCAGCGCGACTGGATACGACGCCTCGTATGTTGCAGATGGCGCTGTTTCGTGAGGCGTACAGTTTCGACGCGACGCTCAGACGCTGCCGACGGTTGAACTCGCTGCTTCAGATCGGTCACGCACACTGCACATTCTCACCAGCCAGAAAAGACCAAAGGGGATGTGTTCCATTTCTCGCCCCGAATCTAACCGATGCGATCCACAGATCGCACATGGAGTTGAGACGCTTCAGCGCAACCCAATCGTGAGTCTTCCACTGCGATGTCGACTGCAGTTCTCCACACGAGAAGGCCGAAGACGCGCGGTTGCTTGCGCTTTAGACGATGGCTTAAAGCGGACGCGAGTGCTCGCTTCCACGTACAAGGAATTCAGGAAGACACATGCAAGAAACCCCACGAAACGCGCTCGCTCATAGTCTGAAGCAACGACATGTCGTGATGCTCTCGATTGGAGGGAGTATCGGAGCAGGCCTCTTTGTCGGATCGGGGCATGCAATAGCGGAGGCCGGTCCGGCCGCGATCATTGCCTATGTACTGGCAAGTCTGCTGGTGGTGCTCGTCATGCGCATGCTGGGTGAAATGGCTTGCGCAATGCCTGACTCCGGATCGTTCTCGACATACGCCGGCAAAGCAATTGGTCCTTGGGCCGGCTTTATGATCGGCTGGATGTACTGGTGGTTTTGGGTGCTGGTGCTGCCACTGGAGGCGACAGCTGCAGCAAACATTCTGAATAGCTGGTTTCCGCAGGTTGAGATGTGGAAATTCTGCCTTGCTGTCACCTTCGTTTTGACTGTCGCGAATCTTGTAAGCGTCAAGAACTATGGCGAGCTGGAGTTCTGGTTTTCAGTCGTCAAAGTCACCGCGATCGTGATCTTTATCGCGTGCGGTTTCGCTGCGATTGCCGGTTTCATACCGAACGTGCATGTCGATGCAGCGTCGAATATTCTCGGGCACGGCGGGTTCGCACCTAAAGGACTCGAACCCGTGGCAGGTGCGATGTTGACGACGATGTTCACGTTTCTCGGCACTGAAGTGGTGACGATTGCGGCGGCGGAATCGGCGAACCCGGAAAAGGAAATTGCTCGTGCCATTACGTCCGTCGTCTGGCGTATTTCCTTGTTTTACATTGGTTCGATCTTGGTCATCATTTCGATTCTTCCATGGAGCGATCCTGCGTTGACGCAGATCGGTTCCTATCAAGCCGTGTTGCAGGTGCTGCATGTACCTTACGCCAAATTGCTCATCGATTTGCTGATTCTGGTCGCAGTATGCAGTTGCCTGAATTCCGGCTTGTACACTGCATCGCGCATGATCTTTTCTCTCTCGGCTCGCGGACTGGCGCCGTCGGTGGTGAGGCGCACCA
Protein-coding regions in this window:
- a CDS encoding amino acid permease: MQETPRNALAHSLKQRHVVMLSIGGSIGAGLFVGSGHAIAEAGPAAIIAYVLASLLVVLVMRMLGEMACAMPDSGSFSTYAGKAIGPWAGFMIGWMYWWFWVLVLPLEATAAANILNSWFPQVEMWKFCLAVTFVLTVANLVSVKNYGELEFWFSVVKVTAIVIFIACGFAAIAGFIPNVHVDAASNILGHGGFAPKGLEPVAGAMLTTMFTFLGTEVVTIAAAESANPEKEIARAITSVVWRISLFYIGSILVIISILPWSDPALTQIGSYQAVLQVLHVPYAKLLIDLLILVAVCSCLNSGLYTASRMIFSLSARGLAPSVVRRTSRNGVPVVAVLLSTTAAFAGVAANYLAPKYVFEALLSTTGSMALLVYLVVAVSQIRLRAQLERDGKLKVRMWMHPFLGLFVILLIIGAFAVMVSGHAHRGEVVATLGLSALLACMGWFHQRRVGMRRQDPVLDDGADRMSLDAVERV
- a CDS encoding hydantoinase B/oxoprolinase family protein, which gives rise to MSLSNLDTIHMQVMWNRLISVVEEQAMALIRTAFSTSVREAGDLSAGIFDKRGRMLAQAVTGTPGHVNTMAEAVEHFMNAIGVDRMYEGDVYLTNDPWKGTGHLHDFTVVSPSFVNGELIGYFASTAHVVDIGGRGFGPDSREIYEEGLFVPIMKLIERGEVNRDLINIVRNNVREADKVVGDLYALASCNETGHKRLLEMLKEFDLKDVEGIGEFILARSREATLERIAALPKGVETNDMTLDGYDTPVKLNVTLTVADDHLLADFAGTSPASPFGINVPLLYAKAYACYGLKCIIAPEVPNNAASLEPFRVQAPEGCILNAQRPSPVAVRHVLGHFVPDLVLGALHKILPDRVPAEGSGALWNLHVSARPVREDSGLKGSEILMFNSGGTGARAELDGLSATAFPSGVHAMSVEATEQVGPIVVWRKEMRSGSGGAGKLRGGLGQIVEIGPRAGYHFRFNAMFDRIDHPARGQSGGKSGAPGQVTLSDGTKMKGKGTQTVAEHERVVLSLPGGGGVGSPAEREREALLRDIRNEYISEAQLRDDYGVTPDALSASNNQ
- a CDS encoding hydantoinase/oxoprolinase family protein, with the translated sequence MVASHDKARVGVDIGGTFTDVALELGGELFSTKILTDYTAPERAIIKGVGIVADKAGIALKDIGVIIHGTTLATNALIERRGARTAFVTTQGFRDTIEMRTENRFEQYDLNIKLPPPLIERCDRFTLGERIDAQGGVLLAPTEAEIETIVDRIERGGYESVAVGFIHAYVNGAHERMVREAIERRLPHVSVSISSEVSPQIREFERFNTVCANAYVRPIMKSYLDRLLGKVREAGALCPIFIIHSGGGIVSIESASEFPVRLVESGPAGGAIFAAHIAARYDLNTVLSFDMGGTTAKICLIDDLTPKTANTFEVARTYRFKKGSGMPISIPVVEMVEIGAGGGSIASLDVMRQIRVGPHSAASEPGPACYQRGGTQPTVTDADLLLGRLDPSNFAGGSIQLSTDNAASAMLSEVGGSINLNAEEAAYGVAEVVDENMSNAARVHAVESGKDISGYTMITFGGAGPLHAARLCEKSGIKKFIVPPGAGVGSAIGFLRAPFGYESVRSASMRFNAFDADAINRIIDQLSTEPVHFARQGSGEAEPVVEIKAFMRYVGQGWEIPVTIAHRRFTADDRTTFTESFTKAYTQYFGRPIDGLDIEIVSWAVKASSPLPPVERLQLVTSRDAVVAPKSRRIFDAALHRFVDAAIVERASLKVGESVTGPAIIVEPETSTLVTSSFDATVQPDGCLLVVAKELNAAQ
- a CDS encoding class II aldolase/adducin family protein, which codes for MISTTDPHINRKPRNISQVEWDTRVQLAAAYRLAAKFELTDLIYTHISARVPGTNDQFLINPHGWFFDEITASSLVKIDVNGNPIGDDRFEVNAAGFTIHSALHQARHDVECVVHLHTTYGMAVAAMECGLLPLNQISMQFYNRVAYHEYEGISLELDERERIVASIGKKDYLILRNHGLLTTGRSVAEAFTRMYYLNKACEIQVATLSAGQKVVIPSPEVCEHAAKQHDDYAYLDTVHLDREWTALLRLLDRDGGNYRV
- a CDS encoding electron transfer flavoprotein subunit beta/FixA family protein, which produces MKILVPVKRVVDYNVKVRVKSDNTGVDIANVKMSMNPFDEIAVEEAVRLKEAGVVSEVVAVSCGVAQCQETLRTALAIGADRAVLIESNEELQPLAVAKLLKALVGKEQPSLVILGKQAIDDDSNQTGQMLAALANLPQATFASKVVVVDGKATVSREVDGGAETLSLTLPAVITTDLRLNEPRYVTLPNIMKAKKKPLEIVTPEDLGVDVTPRLKTLKVSEPPKRSAGVKVADVKTLVEKLKTEAKVL
- a CDS encoding NAD(P)-dependent oxidoreductase, producing MTDITKPPFKNILITGASGALGSVLRESLRPYAETLSLSDRQSLGEVRKNEKHFICDLADRDAVFDMLKGVDMVIHLGGAPRENTFQVILDSNIVGSYNIYEGARQAGVKRVIYASSVHAIGFYECTQTIDANSPQRPDSLYGVSKTFVENLSRYYFDKFGIESVCLRIGSCFPKPVDRRMLATWLSYDDFSHLCIQSIMTPSVGHMIVYGNSNNSANFWDNTQAGYLGYRPKDSADAYRAEVYANTPVGDPRHPAVRCQGGQFAADGHFEDPKTK
- a CDS encoding FAD-dependent oxidoreductase, which produces MAQQASKQHYDVVIVGGAVVGSATAYFLAKNPDFNGSVLVIERDWTYAQSATALSSASIRHQFSNPLNIRISQFGTEFIRNFHELVAVEGDAPELGFKENGYLYLGDAKGAPMFERNYATQRENGADVVLLDQEKLKARFPWLNTDGLVNGVYGQSGEGWFDSYGLLQGMRRKARSMGIEYIENEVVDVVREGDGITGVTLKSGETIGCGLMVNAAGTRGPAMARLAGLEIPVEPRKRCLFVFDCRTPLQGTVPLTIDTTGIFFRPEGQYYLTGCYPDPDPLADVNDFDVIHSEFEDVIWPALAERVPAFEAIKVVNAWAGHYDFCMLDHNAIVGRHPQVENFLFANGFSGHGLQQSPAIGRGLSELITYGQYRSLDLAPLGYERVVENKPFLEEGVI
- a CDS encoding FAD-binding protein, whose translation is MTILVIAEHDNAALKSATLNTVAAAQKIGGDVHVLVAGHNAQVAADAAAKVACVSKVLLADAPQLAAGLAENVETTVLNIAKDYSHILAPATAYGKNIAPRIAAKLDVAQISDITAVVSADTFERPIYAGNAIATVQSQDPIKVITVRATGFEPVAAEGGSASIEKIDAAADAGISQFVSREVTKLDRPELTSAKIIVSGGRGLGSGENYTKVLEPLADTLQAALGASRAAVDAGYVPNDYQVGQTGKIVAPQLYIAVGISGAIQHLAGMKDSKVIVAINKDEEAPIFSVADYGLVGDLFGAVPSLVAEL